The Deltaproteobacteria bacterium DNA segment ACCTTTCGCTTAAGTGCTGGTTTGCGAGCAACTCCGGCGTAAAGCTTCCCAAAGACCTCGACGTCGAGGCAGTGAAGGCAGTTAGTCCGTACGATGAGCAGATAGCGGTAATAGAGAAGCAGGTAGGAGCCCAGTACCCGAGGCAGGCCATGAAGGATACGAGCGGCGCTTCGATGATGGACCCGCAAACGCAGGTAACGAAGATATACAACGTCTCAATACTTGACGCTTCCAAGAAGTCTCTCGAGGAGAACCTGGTGCTTTCCCTTATAAAGAGCTATCCGGACGCCTACGGCGCGGATATCGCCAACATCGCCTTTAACGCGTACGTGAACCATCACGGCGACGCGGCACTTGCGGCCGTTGAGGCGGCAAGGGAGGCGGAGAGCTCGCCCAATACGGCTCTTAGCTCAGGCATTGCCGTGATGGGCAAAGGCAGGGTAAAGAACGCGCTTGAAGTATCGAGGATACTTGTTGACGCATTCGAGCACTCGGGTTTTAAGAGCCCAACCGATAAGTTCGATTTTAAGAAGCAGCTTTCCGCGCTTAAGGCCGAAGATAAAAAGGCCTTTACAGGAGACAAAAAGGACGAGCGCGCGGCTTTGATGCTTAAGGCCCTTGATAAGCTTAAGAAGAAGTCCGTGTTTGTCGAGTTTACGAAAGAGGCCGCAGGCGGCAGCCCGTCTGCAGAGGCGCTTCTCTCGGCCATATGGACGACCCTTGGCTGGGAAGCCCTCATGACAAGGGACATGGCCAAGGCAACGATACTCGCGCTTCCGTGGTACTCGCGCGTGCTTTCGGCATTCGTTGGACTAACCGCTTCGGCAGCAAAGCAGACCAAGGATTCTTTTGTCGGCGTAAAGAACGACGAACTCGTTGGCGGCTGTTCCTTTACGGAGACGGCGTTCCTTGCTCTCATTGGCAGAAAGCCGACCAAGGACGAGCTCTTTGAGTTCTCCATGCTTCTTGGTCTCATTATCTCGAACGGCCCGGGCACGATATCGGGCCAGGGCGCAAAGGGCGCTGTAAGTTCGGATGGCCCGGAGGATACTTCCAGAGTACAGATAAACAAGGGCTTCATCGGATTCCTTACGCACACGGGCTTTGCCCACGGCGGAAATGGCTACGAGGCTATCGAGTTCCTGATAGAGCAGTTCAAGGGATCGGGGCTTAAGGACCCGGGTAGTAAGAAACACGGCATAGACCTAAAGGCCATAGCCGAGAAGTACGCAAGAGAGTATAACGACTATAAGAACGTCCAGAAGGCAATCGGCAACCTCGAGTACAAGAAGATACCGTGCATCAACCACCCGGTATTCAAGGGCAAGCCCGTTAACTATGATCCGAGGGAAAGGTTCGTTGCCTCTCTCTTCGAGGAAAAGGGCATATATAATGTGTTCCACGATTTCTACCAGAACCTCGTTGCC contains these protein-coding regions:
- a CDS encoding CoA-binding protein, whose protein sequence is MHKQGVKKFGYYVGVNSLADIATKDDRVCVLNILGTESRGVTPVSHVYSGGNIAFGTSPGRTGQVLETKLGNIPVYSSIKEGIAAGHKFNTAVIYLPPSGVKDGVSEAVHANPDLKKVIILTEKVSAADSRTIRAICQVNGVDVFGANCLGVADAWNKVRIGGALGGNKPEESLVKGSIALFSNSGNFTTTIAVYLLTNGWGTTTSVSSGKDVYIHYAPAEFFHALDNDSRSKGAVIYSEPGGYYEHGLNITKPTVACVVGRWKAKLTKACGHAGSLAGSGDDAAAKEKWFMDYFGVKSVYTPDNPVVSKKGAVVTNIAYIPEALTKVMELNGVKPDFEPKGDLSLKCWFASNSGVKLPKDLDVEAVKAVSPYDEQIAVIEKQVGAQYPRQAMKDTSGASMMDPQTQVTKIYNVSILDASKKSLEENLVLSLIKSYPDAYGADIANIAFNAYVNHHGDAALAAVEAAREAESSPNTALSSGIAVMGKGRVKNALEVSRILVDAFEHSGFKSPTDKFDFKKQLSALKAEDKKAFTGDKKDERAALMLKALDKLKKKSVFVEFTKEAAGGSPSAEALLSAIWTTLGWEALMTRDMAKATILALPWYSRVLSAFVGLTASAAKQTKDSFVGVKNDELVGGCSFTETAFLALIGRKPTKDELFEFSMLLGLIISNGPGTISGQGAKGAVSSDGPEDTSRVQINKGFIGFLTHTGFAHGGNGYEAIEFLIEQFKGSGLKDPGSKKHGIDLKAIAEKYAREYNDYKNVQKAIGNLEYKKIPCINHPVFKGKPVNYDPRERFVASLFEEKGIYNVFHDFYQNLVASLFESKVTKNVYCVNVDAVIAVILLKIVWKPFVEGSIADAEIENAAFTTFLFGRMIGSAAEIDDHTNRGRNMDTRTAASKCMYVR